The Bradyrhizobium sp. LLZ17 genomic sequence CCGATCATCAGCGGCCACAGCCGTTTGAGGATGTCGCGCAGATGCGGGCCGACAAAGGTCTGCCAGATGTTGGTGACGATGGCGGGCACGATCACGATGGCGATCGCGCGCCCCGGCGCCATGCTCACGGCGAGCAGTCCCATGGAGACGGTCGGCAGCCCAAGTCCGACCACGCCCTTGACGAATCCGGCGATCAGGAAAACGGCGGCGATGAGGATCAGGAGCGGGTCGATCATGCCGCCCACATTGACCGAAGCCGCGCGCCGGCACAATCTGGAGGTTACGGAGACAGCCTTCGTGCACGACGAAGGCTAGCATTTGGGGAGGCAACTGATGCGTTTCGACCTGGTCGATCTCCAGCTCTTCATCGCGGTCGCCGACCAGCGCAGCATCACCCGCGGCGCGGAGCGGTCGAATCTGGCGCTGGCTTCGGCCAGCGCGCGCATCAAGGGCTCGAAGACGCCTTCGGCGTCGCGCTGCTCAAGCGCGGGCGTCGCGGTGTCGAGTTGACCGCGGCTGGCGAGAATTTGCTCGACCACGCGCGCCTCGTCATTCACCAGGTCGATGCCATGCGCGGCGATCTCGCCGGTTTTGCCAGCGGCGTGCGGGCGAGCGTGCATTTCCTCGCCAACACGTCCGGGCTGTCGGAGCATCTTCCGAAGGCGCTTGCCGGCTTCCTGCGTGAGCATCGCGACGTCGCCATCGACATCGAGGAACGCGAGAGCACCGACATCGCGGCCGCCATCACCGCCGGCGCTGCCGATCTCGGCTTCGCGGCCGAGCACGCGCTGCCCGGCCATATCGAGCGCTTTGCCTTCAGCGAGGATCGCCTGACGCTGGTGACGTCGCGGCGCGGTCCGTTTGGCGGCCGCCGGCAGATCGATTTCCAGGAGGCGGGCGATTGCGAGTTTATCGGACTGACCAGCGCCACCGCGCTTCAGGTCCATATTTCCAAGCACGCGGCTCGGCTCGGCATGCGCCCGCATTACCGCGCCCGGCTGCGTGACTTCGACGCGATCTGCCAGATGGTCGCCGCCGACGTCGGCGTAGCCTTGGTACCCGAAGCCGCCGCCCGCCGCTGCGCCAGGCTGATGCCTCTCGTCACGGTCCGTCTGCGCGACGCCTGGGCCAACCGGAAACTCGTGATCTGCGCGCGCAGCTCCAAGACACTGCCGCGGCCCGCGAAGATGCTGGTGGAGCATCTGCGCGCGGCGGCGGTGTGAGGCCGAATGCGATGTGCTTCCATATGGGCGGTCGGCTCCCTCCCCCGCTTGCGGGGGAGGGCTGGGGAGAGGGTGTCTCCGCGAGAAGGATTCCCCAAGAGGAGGAGAGCCCTCACCCGCCGCGCTCTAAGAGCGCGTCGGCCACTGCTTCACGCCAGCCCCACGTCACTAGCCGTTGAGCAGTTTCAGGGCTTCTTCGTGAACCCGCGCATCGCCGGCGGCGATGATGCGGCCGCCGCCCTGGGCCGGCTTGCCTTCCCAGGTGGTGACGATGCCGCCGGCGCCGGTCACGATCGGGATCAGGGCTGCGATATCGTAGGGTTTCAGCTCGGTCTCGACCACGAGATCGACGTGGCCGGCCGCCAGCATGCAATAGGAGTAGCAGTCGCCACCATAGCGCGACAGCCGCGCGCCCTGCTCGATGCGGCCGAAGATGGCGCGGTCGCGGTCGTTCATCAGAAGCGGGCTGGTGGTGTAGGTCGTGGCCTCCGCAAGAGAGGCACAGCGGCGGACCTGGAGCCGGCGCTCGCCGGACGGGCCTTTGTAGATGGCCGAGCCGTTGTCGCCGGAGAAGCGCTCGCCGATGAAGGGCTGGTGCATCATGCCGTACACCGGCGCGCCCTTGTGCAACAGCGCGATCAGCGTGCCCCAGATCGGAAAGCCGCCGATGAAGGACTTGGTGCCGTCGATGGGGTCGAGCACCCAGACATAGTCCGAATCCTCGCGCTCATTGCCGAATTCCTCGCCGACGATGCCGTGCTGGGGGAAGTTGGCCTTGATCAGCCGCCGCATCACCGCTTCCGCGGCGCGGTCGGCTTCCGTGACCGGATCGAAATCCTTGGTCTTGCTCTTGTCGTCGATCGACAGCGAGGTGCGGAAGAACGGCAGGATGGTTTCGCCGGACGTGGTGGCGAGCCGTCCGATGAAGGCGGAGAAGTCGATCACCGTCACAGGCCGAATCCTCAAAACGAAAGTCGGGTGAAGCTCGCAACTGCCTAGCTCAAATTGCCGAAGACAGGCAGCGCTGTCTTGATCTTGCGCCCGGGTATTTTCGGATGCGGCGGTTATTGCCTCGGACCGGCCATCTCTCGGGCAACAATCGATCATTGAGTTGAATGCTTAGTTCCGAGCCTGCCTCGTTCGTATGCAAACAGCTATCAACCCATTGAATTTCCTTATCAAAGGAACTGAATCTGGGTTTCTCTGGGAGCAATTGAGCCATGTGTTTTTGCATGGGAAACGGCTCAAAAGCCCTTGCACTTTGTGCGACGCGGCCGCATATTGTTGCGGTGCGGTAGCGCTTCTCGCGTTACCGCTGCCCTCCTTGGGCGTTTCCTCCCTAGACTTGGGCCGCTTCTTCATCAGAAGCGGCCCTTTTTTCTTTCGGCCTGTTTTCAGTTGAACGCGCGTGTTGGCGCAAAGCGAAACACGTCCGCGCCCGATCCGCGCGGACCTGATGGTCCGAACAAAAAGCTCTCGTCTATTCGGCTGCGGCCTGGAACGGGCCGAGATCGCCGAACGGGATCGTCGTCGCCAGCACGTCAGCGAGCACTCGAAGTCGGCGGCCACTTTCGCAAAGCGCGGGCCGCGTTCGCGCCGCCGTTCGTCCATGTAGACCGCGCGGTTGAGCTCGAGCTGCACGGCGTGCAGGCCGCTCGCCGGGTTGCCGTAATGCTCGGTGATGAAGCCGCCGGCATAGGGCTTGTTGCGGCCGATCGAATAGCCGAGCCCGCTCATGGTCTCCTCGACCCGGTCCGGCAAAAGCGGCGTGCAGCTCGTGCCGTAGCGGTCGCCGATGACGATTTCGGGCCGGCGCGGCTCGTCGCTGGAGACGCCGACCGAGGGCATCGAGTGGCAATCGACCAGCACCACCGTACCGAACATCTGGTGCACCTTGTTGATCAGCCGGCGCAGCGCGCGATGATAGGGCTTGTAGAGGGTCTCGATCCGCGCCAGCGCATCGTCGACTGCGATCCGCTCGCGATAGATCTCCTGGCCGTCGCCGACCACGCGCGGGATGGTGCCGAGGCCGCCGGCGACCCGCATCGAGCGGGTATTGGCGAAGCTCGGCAGGCGGCCGGTGAACATCCGGGGATCGAGCTCATACGGCTCGCGATTGACGTCGACATAGGAGCGGGGAAAATTGACCCGCACGGTCGGAAAGCCGCGTTCGCTGAGATGGCCGATCAGCTCGTCCATGAAAGAATCTTCCGAGCGCCGCAGCGTCGGCAGATCGATCCGCGAGGCACTCAGGAAATGATCCGGATAGGTCGAGCCGGAATGGGGCGAGTTGAAGATAACAGGCGCGCGCCATTCGGCGGGCTCCACGATCTCGAACGCTGGCGACTTGTCGCCGTCAAATCGTGTCATCTTCTCGGGCTTCGTCCCTTCGTGCCGCAAGATCCTGGCGTCCAAAGATCCTGGCGCCGCACGATCCGGCAAGGCAGGGATCCGTGATTCGGCCGGTCGAGCGGCTCTTATGTGTCGTCATTGTCCGGAATCGCAACCATTCTGCCAAGCGAAAAAGTGGGATCGACACTGGAACATGTCTTAACCCTGCGGGCACCGAGGCGGGGACCGCACCGAGCTAGTCGATTGCGTCACGCCGCGTTCGGGTTCACAAGGGGCGCGCCGGTCGGCGCCAGGGTAAAGACTTTCACTCGAAATTTACCCTCTGTCGGGCTTAGTGACCTCTGCCGATGCCTTCTGATTGTGTTGTGACTGCTTTGGGGATTCGACGTTCCAGCCATGCCAAAGATCCTGCTCGCCGAAGACGACAACGACATGCGACGTTTCCTGGTCAAGGCGCTCGAAAACGCCGGTTTTCAGGTCTCGTCCCATGACAACGGCATGGCCGCCTATCAGCGGTTGCGCGAAGAGCCGTTCGAGATGCTCCTGACCGACATCGTGATGCCGGAGATGGACGGCATCGAGCTCGCCCGCCGGGCCTCGGAACTCGATCCCGACATCAAGATCATGTTCATCACCGGATTCGCCGCGGTGGCCCTGAACTCCGATTCGGACGCCCCCAAGAATGCCAAGGTGCTGTCGAAACCGGTGCATCTGCGCGAATTGGTCAGCGAAGTGAACAAGATGCTGGCGGCCTAAATCGGCCGGTTCCGTCCTTGCGCGCGCTCCCCTGAGCCGTTATAGGGACCCCACCCGATCTAGATATCTCTAGGGCACGTAGCTCAGCGGGAGAGCACTACCTTGACATGGTAGGGGTCACAGGTTCGATCCCTGTCGTGCCCACCATCCTTCGCTCGCGCTAGCGGAGAAGGATGCCACGCCGAAGCCCAAAGGGCGCAGGCCGGGCTTGCCTCAGCGAGCTACGGCTCGGCAGGCGGCCTTGCAGAAGCGGTTACTCCGGGGGTGACAGGAAGAGCATCTCATGGCTCATCCATTTTTCACGATCGGACACGCCACACGCCCGATCGATGAATTCATCGCATTGTTGCACGGCGCCTCGGTCACCCTCGTTGCCGATGTTCGCACCGTGCCCCGCTCGCGCACCAATCCGCAGTACAACCGCGAGACCTTGCCGCAAGCGCTCGCAGCCGCGTCGATCGGCTACGAGCATATCGCTTCGCTCGGCGGTCTGCGCAGCCGCAAGCGCGAGGTGCCGCGCGAAACCAATGCGTTCTGGCAGAACGACAGCTTTCATAACTACGCCGACTACGCCATGAGCGACAGCTTTCGCGACGGCCTCGCTCACTTGCGCGAACTCGGGCAGGCGCAGCGCTGCGCCATCATGTGCGCGGAGACATTGTGGTGGCGGTGCCACCGCCGGATCATCACCGATTATTTGCTCGCCGCCGGCGAGAGCGTATTTCACATTCTGGGACCCGGAAAGGTCGAGGAGGCGGCGATCAACTCAGCCGCGCGCGTCCTGCCCGGCGCCTGCTTGAGCTATCCCGCGCAATATCGGCAGGCTGCATCGCCTGATGCGTGATCACGGGCGGTCCACGTCTGAGAAAGATGTGGTCTGAGAAAATCGTGGTCTGAAAAAGACGTGGTCTGAAAAAGACGTGGACCTCCGCGCGAACGTCTCCATAATCGACGTAGAAACTGGACTACTGCGGCAGTCGACTCGCCAACAAAGAATGCGGCACGCCGCAAAGGGACAGGAGATGCCCATGTTCACAACCCCGATCCCCAAATTCGCGATGGCGCTAGCCATCATAACAGGCCTCGCGATGGCGCAGGCGCACGCGGACTCGTCGCTTCCCGTGGGACCGAGCGTGGGCGATCGGGATTTGTCCGCCTTTTATCGCGGGCCTCAAACCCTGCCGGAAAGCCCCGGCGTGATGCTGCGCAGCGAGCCGATGCTGGCGCAGCCGGAGATCACGGCGGCAGGTATCGCCGAGCGCATCCTCTACACGTCGGCGGATGTGCGCTGGCACGCCGGCATCGTACCGGTCAGCGGCACGCTCTATCTGCCGAAAGGCGAGCCGCCGGCCGGAGGCTGGCCGCTGGTGGCTTGGGCGCACGGCACGCTCGGCGTGTCGGACGTCTGTGCGCCGTCCTGGACCGGGCACAAGCCGCGCGATGCCACCTACATCCAGCGCTGGCTCGAGAACGGTTTTGCGGTGGTGGCGACCGATTATCAGGGGCTCGGCGGACCGGGGCCGCATCCCTATCTGATCTGGCAGTCGGAAGGGCGCTCGGTGCTCGACGGCGTGCGCGCGGCGCTCGCCGCATATCGCGGCAAGCTCGCTTCGAAGGTTTTCGTCAGCGGACAGTCGCAGGGCTCGGGCGCGGCAATAGGCGCGACCGTGATCGCGGAAAGTTACGCGCCCGATGTGCCGCTCGTCGCCACCGTCGCGACGGGCCTGGTGTCCACGTTCCCCGATGGTCCCTATAAGCCGCCGCAGACCACCGCGATCGGCTCGCCGATCTACACGTCGCTGATGCTGCTCGGCGGATCGTTGCCGGATGGCGCGCCGTCGGCCGACGATCTCGTCGCCGACAAGGGCAAGCCGGTGTTGAAGGCGGCGCGCGAAAGCTGCACGCCGGAGATGCGCGAGATCGCGGGCCGCGACGGCATCACCGCCGAGAATGTCTATGTCGAGCCGATGGCCAATGTGCTGGCGCGGTTGACGCCGATTACGGACATGCCGGCGGTGCGCCTCAAGGTGCCGGTGCTGCTCGGCACCGGCCTTGCCGATTCCACACTGGTGCCGACCCGGCAATATGCCGAAGTCGCGGCCCTGTGCGCGGCCGGCAATGATGTGGTCTGGAAGACCTATCCCGGTTACACGCATAATGGCGGCTTGCATGCGGCGTTCCCGGATGCGCTCGCGTTTTTCCGCGGCATGCTCGCCGGACAAAAGCCGCAGGGCAATTGCGCTGGGATCGTCGAACCCGGTCCTCCCGGCGAAGCTGCCAAGGGCCTCGCTTTCAACGACTAGCTCACGAGATATCGGGTGACCGCCGCCTCGTCCCACGCAATCCCGTTGCCGGGCTCCTCGCTCGGCAGCGCAAAGCCGTCCTTGATCTGCAATCGTGTCGCCAGCACCGCATCGGCCCAGTCGACATATTCCAGCCAGTGTGCGGTCGGCGTTACGCAGAGCAGATGCGCGCTCACCTCCGAGAACAGATGCGTCGACATCTCGATCCCGGCGGCGTGCGCCAGCGCTGCCGCGCGCAGCCAGCCGGTGACGCCGCCGATGCGCTGCACGTCGGGCATCACGTAGTCGCAGGCCTCAGCGGCGAGCGCCGATTGCATCGCGAAGGCGCTGTCAAAATTCTCGCCGATCTGGACCGGCGTGCGCAGCGCGTCCGCGATGCGGGCGCAGCCCTCATAATCATCGTGGCGGATCGGCTCCTCGATCCAGGTCAGGCCCTCGTCGTCGAGCATCTCGCCGCGGCGGATCGCTTCCGCCACCGTCAGCGCCTGGTTGTAGTCGCACATCAGCGTCACCTGGTCGCCGACGGCTTTGCGCACCGCGCGCACGACCGCGAGATCCTCCCGCGCATCGGGCCGGCCGACGCGGATTTTTGCGGCCTGAAAGCCCTCGGCCAGCAGCTTGTGCGCCTCTTCGACCGCGGCGCCCGCCGGCATGATGCCGAGCCCCTTCGAATTATAGGCCTTGACCGGCTTCGGCGCGCCACCGAGCAGGCGGGCCAGCGGGAAGCCCCTGCTGCGCGCCAGCGCATCCCACACCGCCATGTCGATGCCGGATTGCGCCAGCCGTTGCAGGCCGGCGAGCCCGAGCAGCGTGAAGCGCTGGGTCAGCTTGCGCTCGATCTCGAACGGCAGCAGCTCGTCGCCCGTGAGCAGCTCTGACATTTCCGTGACCATCGCCGTCAGCGGCTTCAACGCCGGCGGCGTGATCGAGAACAAATAGCCATGTCCCTGCACGCCCTGGTCGGTCTCGCAATCGATCAGCACCAGCGGCGCCTTGGCGATCACCCCTGTCGAGGTCTGGAGCGGCAGGTTCATCGGCACGATCACGGGGCGCACGACGAAGCGCTTGATGCGGACGGTCTCGGTCATGACGGTCTCCGGCGCAGCTAAAGAATAATGCCGATTTTAATCGTGCATTGTGAAACGAAAAGCGGCCTGCGGCGACTCCCATACAATGGGGATTGTGCGGGCTCGCGTTCACGGGCCCTCTGGCGCCGCATGCCGGGCCGCAATCCCTGGGAATTGCGACAAAAATGCAGATAAGGGCCACAGAGTGAAACAACAGATTTCCGAACAACAGCGCAAGAGCAGCCTTGTCACGGGCGCCGCGATCGCCTTCCTGCTGCTCGCTTTGCCGGTCGCGGTGTGGCTGGACCTGACTGAGCTGAGCAAGACGGCGCTGCGCCGGCAGGCTGCGGATCTCAATTCGGTGATCACGAGCGTGCGGAGCTATTACGCGACCAACGTGGTCGGGCGGGTTTTGGCCAACCCGAACGGCGCGACCAAAGTCATCCACAATTATGAATCCGTCCCCGGTGCCATCCCGATCCCGGCCACGCTGTCGCTGGAACTCGGGCGGGTGATCGGCGCCCAGCAGGAAAATATCACCTACCGCTTCGTCTCGGATTTTCCGTTCCAGAACCGGGCGCCGCACCAGCTCGACGCGTTCGAGAAGGACGCGCTGGAAGCCCTGCGCGCAGACCCCGAGAAGAAGATCGTCGAGACCGATACCTCGCTCTTCAACGACAAGGTGCGCCTGATCGCCCCCGTGACGATGGGACCGGCCTGCGTCAGCTGTCACAACAGCCATCCCGAGAGCCCGAAGCGGGACTGGAAGGTCGGCGATGTCAGAGGAATCCAGGAGGTGGTCATCGCCCAGCCGATCGCCGCCAACATCTTCTCGTTCAAGTTCCTGCTGGCGTATTTCCTGATCGCCGCCGGCAGCGGCCTGTCTTTCCTCTCGCTGCAGCGCCGCCAGGCCGGCCGCATCAAGACCATGAACAGGGAACTCGAATCTGCCAACGACTTCCTCGCCGCGCTCTCGATGAAGATCTCGCGCTACATCCCGCCCCAGGTCTACAAGAGCATCTTCTCCGGCCAGAAGGACGTCACCATCCACACTGAGCGCAAGAAGCTGACGATCTTCTTCTCCGACATCCAGAACTTCACCGCGACCGCGGAGCGGCTCCAGCCCGAATTGCTGACCCAGCTCCTCAACGAGTACTTCACCGAGATGTCGGCGATCGCGCTTGAATATGGCGGCACCATCGACAAGTTCATCGGCGATGCCATGCTGATCTTCTTCGGCGATCCCGAGACCAGGGGCGACCGAGCCGACGCGCAGGCCTGCCTCCAGATGGCCTGGCGCATGCAGCATCGCCTCACCGAGCTCAATGCCAAGTGGCGCGCCTCCGGCATCGAGCTGCCGTTCAAGGCCCGCATGGGCATCAATTCCGGCTATTGCAACGTCGGCAATTTCGGCAGCAGCGATCGCATGGACTACACCATCATCGGTGCCGAGGCGAACCTCGCCGCACGGCTGCAATCCATCGCCGAGCCCGGCGGCATTGTCCTGAGCTACGAGAGCTTTGCACTCGTCAGCGACATCGTCAGCGCCCACGCGCTGCCCGCGATCACCATGAAGGGCATCAGCCGCGAAATCATTCCGTATTCGGTCGATGCGCTCAGCGATGGTTCAGCGGAGCGAAGCGGAATCATCACCGAGCGCGCACCCGGCCTCGAGCTCTATCTCGACCCCGCGGTGGTGAAGTCCGGCGATACCGCGCGCGTGCGCTCTCTGCTGGAAAGCGCACTCGCCTCGCTGAAGCCGGCGTGAGGACTCAGAAGCTTCCGCAGCGTCATGGCCGGGCTTGTCCCGGCCATCCACGACCGTCTTTTGCAGATCGAAGAACGAGGATGCCCGGGACAAGCCCGGGCATGACGACCTCTTGTGAATCACATTGTGGCAAGTCACCTCATCGCGCTGCGCCTTCCGTGAACGCCGTCTCGATCACCGCGCCGAATAATTGCCAGGAGCGGCCGTCAAATTGCACAAGCCGCGTCTGCTTGATCGGCAGATAGCTGTCCGGCGAGGTATTCATCCTGATGCTGGGCAGCGCAACGGTGGGGTGATAATTCCTGAGCGAAGCCGCCTGACGCATGACGTTGTCGCGGGACAGGTCGCCGCCGCATTGCTTCAGCACCTGCGTCAGCGTCTCGGCCGCGGCGTAGCCGTAGAGCGCGGCGCTGTTGTTGGTGCTTTCGACGTGATGATATTTATCCATGAAGGCGAACCAGTCCTTCATGGCAGGATCGTCTTTCCATGCGGGATCACTTGGATCCTTGAGAAAAGCGGTCGAGATCACCCCGGCCGAATTCTGCAGGCCGGCAGGCGCCATCGCATTGGCGATCGAGGCGGACGCATCGTTCACGATCATGACCGGGTGCCAGTTGAGCGAGGCGGCCAGCTGGATCACCCTGGACGCGGTCGACGGCACGCCGAGAAAGACGAAGATATCGGCGCCCGCGCGTTTGAGCACCGAGACGTGGCCTTCGAGATGCTCGTCGGCAATGTCGAAGGCGATGTCGACGAGGACGAGACGGTTCAGATCGC encodes the following:
- the hisN gene encoding histidinol-phosphatase, with the protein product MTVIDFSAFIGRLATTSGETILPFFRTSLSIDDKSKTKDFDPVTEADRAAEAVMRRLIKANFPQHGIVGEEFGNEREDSDYVWVLDPIDGTKSFIGGFPIWGTLIALLHKGAPVYGMMHQPFIGERFSGDNGSAIYKGPSGERRLQVRRCASLAEATTYTTSPLLMNDRDRAIFGRIEQGARLSRYGGDCYSYCMLAAGHVDLVVETELKPYDIAALIPIVTGAGGIVTTWEGKPAQGGGRIIAAGDARVHEEALKLLNG
- the cpdR gene encoding cell cycle two-component system response regulator CpdR produces the protein MPKILLAEDDNDMRRFLVKALENAGFQVSSHDNGMAAYQRLREEPFEMLLTDIVMPEMDGIELARRASELDPDIKIMFITGFAAVALNSDSDAPKNAKVLSKPVHLRELVSEVNKMLAA
- a CDS encoding DUF488 family protein, with the protein product MAHPFFTIGHATRPIDEFIALLHGASVTLVADVRTVPRSRTNPQYNRETLPQALAAASIGYEHIASLGGLRSRKREVPRETNAFWQNDSFHNYADYAMSDSFRDGLAHLRELGQAQRCAIMCAETLWWRCHRRIITDYLLAAGESVFHILGPGKVEEAAINSAARVLPGACLSYPAQYRQAASPDA
- a CDS encoding lipase family protein produces the protein MFTTPIPKFAMALAIITGLAMAQAHADSSLPVGPSVGDRDLSAFYRGPQTLPESPGVMLRSEPMLAQPEITAAGIAERILYTSADVRWHAGIVPVSGTLYLPKGEPPAGGWPLVAWAHGTLGVSDVCAPSWTGHKPRDATYIQRWLENGFAVVATDYQGLGGPGPHPYLIWQSEGRSVLDGVRAALAAYRGKLASKVFVSGQSQGSGAAIGATVIAESYAPDVPLVATVATGLVSTFPDGPYKPPQTTAIGSPIYTSLMLLGGSLPDGAPSADDLVADKGKPVLKAARESCTPEMREIAGRDGITAENVYVEPMANVLARLTPITDMPAVRLKVPVLLGTGLADSTLVPTRQYAEVAALCAAGNDVVWKTYPGYTHNGGLHAAFPDALAFFRGMLAGQKPQGNCAGIVEPGPPGEAAKGLAFND
- a CDS encoding enolase C-terminal domain-like protein; protein product: MTETVRIKRFVVRPVIVPMNLPLQTSTGVIAKAPLVLIDCETDQGVQGHGYLFSITPPALKPLTAMVTEMSELLTGDELLPFEIERKLTQRFTLLGLAGLQRLAQSGIDMAVWDALARSRGFPLARLLGGAPKPVKAYNSKGLGIMPAGAAVEEAHKLLAEGFQAAKIRVGRPDAREDLAVVRAVRKAVGDQVTLMCDYNQALTVAEAIRRGEMLDDEGLTWIEEPIRHDDYEGCARIADALRTPVQIGENFDSAFAMQSALAAEACDYVMPDVQRIGGVTGWLRAAALAHAAGIEMSTHLFSEVSAHLLCVTPTAHWLEYVDWADAVLATRLQIKDGFALPSEEPGNGIAWDEAAVTRYLVS
- a CDS encoding adenylate/guanylate cyclase domain-containing protein; translation: MKQQISEQQRKSSLVTGAAIAFLLLALPVAVWLDLTELSKTALRRQAADLNSVITSVRSYYATNVVGRVLANPNGATKVIHNYESVPGAIPIPATLSLELGRVIGAQQENITYRFVSDFPFQNRAPHQLDAFEKDALEALRADPEKKIVETDTSLFNDKVRLIAPVTMGPACVSCHNSHPESPKRDWKVGDVRGIQEVVIAQPIAANIFSFKFLLAYFLIAAGSGLSFLSLQRRQAGRIKTMNRELESANDFLAALSMKISRYIPPQVYKSIFSGQKDVTIHTERKKLTIFFSDIQNFTATAERLQPELLTQLLNEYFTEMSAIALEYGGTIDKFIGDAMLIFFGDPETRGDRADAQACLQMAWRMQHRLTELNAKWRASGIELPFKARMGINSGYCNVGNFGSSDRMDYTIIGAEANLAARLQSIAEPGGIVLSYESFALVSDIVSAHALPAITMKGISREIIPYSVDALSDGSAERSGIITERAPGLELYLDPAVVKSGDTARVRSLLESALASLKPA
- a CDS encoding ABC transporter substrate-binding protein, producing MRVIGRMLLVVAVAFASLGAMSEQRADQSAGEPEIRIGNLMPYSGPLSEFSAIGKAEAAYFDMINDRGGINGRKIRFITRDDNSDPATALELTRSLVEKDDVLFMFGSFGTPGNLATRRYLNEKKVPQLFVASGDEALSQAKAFPWTMGWQPAFRSEGRIYANYIQAYYPHRKIVVLWQNDQFGRALLKGMEEGLGDLNRLVLVDIAFDIADEHLEGHVSVLKRAGADIFVFLGVPSTASRVIQLAASLNWHPVMIVNDASASIANAMAPAGLQNSAGVISTAFLKDPSDPAWKDDPAMKDWFAFMDKYHHVESTNNSAALYGYAAAETLTQVLKQCGGDLSRDNVMRQAASLRNYHPTVALPSIRMNTSPDSYLPIKQTRLVQFDGRSWQLFGAVIETAFTEGAAR